The Triticum aestivum cultivar Chinese Spring unplaced genomic scaffold, IWGSC CS RefSeq v2.1 scaffold212953, whole genome shotgun sequence DNA window TCTGGCTAGCTCTGTTTTCTCTTTTCGGTTCTAATTTGGGAAGGGGAGTTTTTAAGTTTCAATTTAAGGATTTCATTTGGAAATAGAAGCACTTTAATGTATATTTTATTTGTTTTCATTCCAGGTGCTGAGCTACTTCACCGTCAAGAGCACCATTCTCTTCCGTCTCTCCATGAGCAGGAAGATGAAGGATGCCCTTGAAATGATCGATGAACTGGTTGTGGAGATGAACAGTTTCCACTTCCTGCAACACGTCGAGGCACCGAATGTTGATCATCCACAAACACACTCTCATGTTGATGAAAGAGAGATTGTCGGCAGACaagatgagaaggaacaagtggtGAAGATATTGCTCGACCGCTCCCACAAGaatagtaacaataacaatgtGATGGTGCTCCCCATAGTCGGTATGGGGGGAGTTGGTAAGACCACCATTGCTCAACTTGTGCACAACGATCAAAGGGTAAAGCATCATTTTGAGTTGGTCTTATGGGTACGCGTCTCCGACAAGTTCGTTATTGAAGAAATAACCCGATGTATGATACAAGTGGCCACAATGAACAAGTGTAATTTGAGT harbors:
- the LOC123176909 gene encoding putative disease resistance protein RGA3, which produces VLSYFTVKSTILFRLSMSRKMKDALEMIDELVVEMNSFHFLQHVEAPNVDHPQTHSHVDEREIVGRQDEKEQVVKILLDRSHKNSNNNNVMVLPIVGMGGVGKTTIAQLVHNDQRVKHHFELVLWVRVSDKFVIEEITRCMIQVATMNKCNLSEMEALHKKLSEVLGNKRYFLVLDDVWNEDRQKWDAMKSLLCSHAGS